The Glycine soja cultivar W05 chromosome 19, ASM419377v2, whole genome shotgun sequence genomic sequence TCTAAGATAGGGGAAACTTATCCTAGTACTAACCCTTTGTTTCATTATGTCTGTCTCAGGAAACAAATTCATGTGGAACTATATAACCAATCAGAATTATGTAAGAACCCTTGCAAATCTCCAGTTAAGTTTTATTAAATTCTATGTTTTGCTTAATAGtgcatgatttctttatttttttctctttagtaGCTGGCTTTGGAAAGTTGTCAGTTTGATTATTGCTTACAAGATTGGCTTATGATGGTCTTCTTTAATGATGTACCGGAAAGTTGCAAGTTGCCTACTTCAGAGTTTTCTGTGtgcaagaaaacaaagagagGAGGACATTGTAAACTTTTCACAAGTTTTTGTAGGCCAGGCACGGAAAGAATCTGCACTGCTATTTAATGAAAAGTTTGGTgacttctgtaaaaaaaaaagtttggtgACTAATTTTCTTAAGGCAGTGATGCAGAAACTTGAGTTATGTTTTCTTGTCTTACTACTCCGCTTTTTCTGTAGATGACATACTTTGTTAAAGGATGAAAAATTGTTCTTCGTAACTATCAATTCTACTTTTATCTGAGTGATGATAACAGGAAAATGTGGAATTGTAGTTGTCCAGTCGGTTTGTTTGTCAAACAATAGTGATGTActtctataactttttttaggGTGATCGATGCCCTTTCAGTTAATGGATAAACTTTGTCTGATTGGAATATAAGTATATCAATCTCCAATGCAACGTGgaacttatgttagtccttttgCTCTTTCTTAGCAATCATATTTTGTAGCAGCAGAATAATTCAAGCATGCTTAATTATGAACTTCTTATGCGATagcctaccaaaaagtatattCATCTTGATGCTATAATTTGttgttgaaatataaacttgatttgggcccaaattaattatttggttccttggacttagttattttgggcttaagtaattatgggtcatgtttctagagaattcttgtagtgtttggagtgtctagatatttcttatagttttaatattctctagaatactctttggatctctagagttgagaactctctagaattagtgtgtctagagttctccttagagtagtataaatagtgatgtaatcctacacatttgcatcaagcaaaaatacaaagttctctcctccataaagaattctccttcctatcaagtttctattcaaagtctccaatattcctaaacacttttcctaaacataaaaagccttatttccaacaaattggtatcagagcttcaagaTCCTCAAGAGATGGCGAATGGAGGTTTTCCTTTCCAAATGCCGATGCTCACAAAGAACAACTATGATAATTGGAGTATCAAGATGAAGGCGCTACTAGGAGCTCAAGATGTGTGGGATATCATAGAGAATGGCTTCGAGGAGCAAGATGAAGCCTCGCTAAGCCAAGGTGTAAAGGAGACGTTGAAGGAGTCAAGAAAGAGAGACAAGAAAGCTCTCTTTCTCATTTATCAATCGGTGGATGAAGATACATTTGAGAAGATATCCAACGCAACGACGGCCAAAGAAGCATGGGATAAGCTTCAAACTTGCAACAAAGGAGTTGAGCAGGTAAAAATGATTCGTCTTCAAACTCTTAGAGGTGACTTTGAGCGTTTGTTTATGGAGGAGTCCGAGTCAATTTCTGATTATTTTTCTCGAGTATTGGCCGTAGTcaatcaacttaaaagaaatggtgaagatgttgatgaggtgaaggtcatggaaaaaatacttcgaactttaaatccaagttttgacttcattgtaaccaacattgaagaaaacaaggatttaAAGACCATGACTATTGAGCAACTCATGGGTTCCTTACAAGcatacgaagaaaaaaaaaagagaaaaattaaacaaaaggagGCTACGGAGCAACTACTACAACTCAACGTAAAGGAAGCAAACTATGCAAATTACAAGAGCCAAAGAGGACGAGGTCGCGGCCAAGATCGTGGACGTGGATGAGGACatggaggagaaggaagaggTGGTTACAACAACCACtccaacaaattcaacaatggagaaAGAAGTTGGAATCCACAAGTAACAAGAGGTCGTGGAAGAGGAAATTCATGGTTGAGGTATGACAAATCACAAATCAAGTGtttcaattgcaacaagatttgTCACTATGCATCCGAGTGTAGATTCTCGAAGAAGGTTGAAGAGAAAGCTAACTTTGTAGAAGAAAAAGGCGGAGAAGAAGAAACTTTGCTACTCGCGTgccaaaacaaatttgaagagaaaagaaacaagtggtACCTCGACACCGGTGCAAGCAACCACATGTGCGGCGATAAAAGCATGTTCGTGGAGATCAATGAAGCGACAACTGGCAATGTCTCATTTGGAGACGACTCAAAGATACCAGTCAAAGGCAAAGGTAAAATTCTCATACGTTTGAAGAATGGGAGTCATCAATTCATATCCAATGTCTACTATGTGCCTAAcatgaagaataatattttgagcTTGGGACAATTATTAGAGAAAGGCTATGACATCCATTTGAAAGAACATAGTCTTTTCTTAAGAGATTGTAGACATAACTTGATTGCTAAGGTGCCTATGTCAAAGAATAGAATGTTCCTCTTGAACATTCAAAATGATGTGGCAAAGTGTCTCAAGGCTTGCTATACCGACTCTTCGTGGCTATGGCATCTACGGTTCGGGCACCTCAACTTCGACAGTCTAGAATGTTTAGCGAAGAAGGAGATGGTGAGAGGCTTGCCTAGCATCAACCACCCAGACCAACTTTGCGAAGGATGTCTAATTGGGAAGCAATTTGGTAAAAGTTTTCCAAAGGAATCAACAACAAGAGCAACAAAGCCGCTAGAGCTCATACACACCGATGTCTGTGGACCAATCAAACCCAACTCATTTGGTAAGAATAAGTACTTTCTCctatttattgatgattattccagAAAAACCTGGGTTTATTTCTTGAAGGAGAAATCAGAAGTGTTTGAAAACTTTAAGAAGTTCAAAGCCCTCGTGGAGAAAGAAAGTGGTCTTTCCATCAAGGCCATGAGATCTGATCGAGGAGGAGAGTTCACTTCAAATAAGTTCAACAAATATTGTGAAGACCATGGAATTCGTCGCCCACTGACAGTGCCAAGAtcgccacaacaaaatggagtagcagAGAGAAAGAACCGGACCATACTTAACATGGTGCGAAGCATGCTCAAGAGCAAGAAGATGCCGAAGGAGTTTTGGGCTGAAGCAGTGGCATGTGCAGTTTACCTAacaaaccgttccccaacaagAAACGTGCATGAGAAGACACCACAAGAAGCATGGAGTGGAAGGAAGCCCGGGATCTCTCACCTCAAAGTGTTTGGAAGCATTGCCTATACCCATGTTCCAGACGAAAAGAGGACAAAGCTTGATGATAAAAGTGAGAAGTACGTGTTTATGGGTTACGACTCAAGATCCAAGGGGTACAAGCTCTATAATCCAAATAGTAGAAAGATCGTCATAAGTCGCGACGTGGAGTTCGACGAAGAAGATTGTTGGGATTGGAGTGTTCAAGAAGATAAGTAtgattttcttccttattttgaagaagatgatgaaattgaacaaccaatcATAGAGGAACATATTACACCACCTGCCTCACCGACACCAAGGCTGGATGAAACAAGTTCAAGTGAGAGGACACCGCGACTAAGGAGCATTGAAGAGATTTATGAGGTAACCAAAAACCTAAACGACATTAACCTCTTTTGTCTTTTTGGTGATTGTGAGCCTCTAAGCTATCAAGAAGCGGCGAAAAACATAAAGTGGAAAGACGCCATGGACGAAGAAATCAAGTCAATCACGAAGAATGATACGTGGGAACTTACTACACTTCCACTAGGACACAAAGCAATCGGAGTAAGATGGGTGTACAAGGAAAAGAAGAATGCTAAAGGAGAAGTAGAGAGATACAAAGCAAGATTGGTGGCTAAAGGCTATAGTCAAAGACAAGGAATTGACTATGATGAGGTATTTGCTCCTGTTGCTCGTCTTGAAACTATTAGACTGATCATTTCTTTGGCAGCCCAAAATAAATGGAAgatctatcaaatggatgtgaagtcaGCCTTCTTGAATGGTTTTCTCGAAGAAGAAGTCTATATTGAGCAACCACTGGGCTATGAAGTAAAAGGGCAAGGAGAAAAAGTCTTGAAGTTGAAGAAGGCGTTGTACGGTCTCAAGCAAGCACCGAGATCTTGGAATGTTCGAATCGACAAGTACTTTCAAGACAAGAACTTCATCAAGTGTCCATATGAGCATGCACTCTATATCAAAGCGCAAAGtggatatattttgattgtgtgtttgtatATAGATGACTTGATCTTTACAGGGAACAATCCAAGCATGTTCGAAGAGTTCAAGAAAGATATGTcaaatgaatttgagatgacgGATATGGGGCTCATGGCATATTATCTCGGCATCGAAGTAAAACAAGAAGACAAAGGAATTTTCATCACCCAAGAAGGCTATGCCAAAGAAGTCCTTAAGAAGTTCAAGATGGATGACGCCAATCCAGTTGGTACCCCGATGGAATGTGGCAGCAAGTTGAGCAAGcatgaaaaaggagagaatgtGGATCCAACTCTTTACAAAAGTTTGGTTGGAAGTTTACGTTACTTGACATGTACAAGGCCGGATATTCTCTATGCTGTAGGAGTAGTAAGTCGCTACATGGAAGCTCCAACCACAACTCACTTCAAGGCGGCAAAGAGAATCCTTCGATACATCAAAGGTACAACAAACTTTGGCTTGCACTATTACTCTTCTGACAATTATAACATTGTTGGCTATAGTGATAGCGATTGGAGTGGAGACTTggatgatagaaagagcactactGGTTTTGTGTTCTTTATGGGAGATACTactttcacttggatgtcaaaGAAGCAACAAATAGTCACACTATCAACTTGTGAAGCCGAGTATGTCGCTGCCACATCATGCGTTTGTCATGCAATTTGgctaagaaacttgttgaaagagTTAAAAATGCCACAAGAAGAACCTATGGAAATATGTGTTGACAATAAATCAGCACTCGCTTTGGCAAAGAATCCAATCTTTCATGAaagaagtaagcacatcgacaccTGTTACCACTTCATAAGAGAATGCATTGAGAAGAAGGAGGTAAAGTTGAAGTATGTGATGTCTCAAGATCAAGCTGCCGACATTTTCACAAAGCCACTTAAGTTGGAAACTTTCGTGAAGCTAAGGAGTATGCTTGgagtcacaaatcaagtttaaggggggatgttgaaatataaacttgatttgggcccaaattaattatttggttccttggacttagttattttgggcttaagtaattatgggtcatgtttctagagaattcttgtagtgtttggagtgtctagatatttcttatagttgtaatattctctagaatactctttggatctctagagttgagaactctctagaattagtctgtctagagttctccttagagtagtataaatagagatgtaatcctacacatttgcatcaagcaaaaatacaaagttctctcctccataaagaattctccttcctatcaagtttctattcaaagtctccaatattcctaaacacttttcctaaacataaaaagccttatttccaacatttgtatcaattaatttcttttaagttatCCTTAACTGTATATTCTCATACCTGTACAGCCTCAGGATTTTTCTCGTTTCGGTGTGATTCACATGAGGTATTATAGACatcaagaaaataagaaaataaacagGGAATGAAGGaagacaaaaagaaagagtgtatAATGGAAAAAGACAGGGACATcatgataaaacaaaaaaaaagtagttgtTGATATTTAAATGAAGTTAATTTATCTGACAGACACAATATCCTTTCCCATGATGGGAGACATATTACACTCTTCCACGATAGCCTTGATGTACCCATGGACCAAACTCATTAAATCTGTGAGTTAGCCAGATTAGGCTTGGAAAAAAACCACATTGAATGCTCTACTTGTTTTAAGGCTTGTGGCACATACTGATTATTGGTTAAACCAATGGTGTACAAGCTATGACCCTTACGTACATACCTATGGTTATTATATTTGGTATTTagacatttaaaaatatcatgatATCGGTCCTTTAATTTCTTTCCCCTCGTTAGTCactcaataatttaattttctagtaaattattttgtcaatattttaaaaaggaatTCTTGTTCATATTTATCCTATTTGACTCAAATACGATTGTTTTAGGTGAGAGATACAAGGGATATtgaaaaagaaagttaaaaagtaaaagaagacTAATAACAAAAAAGTAAGAGGCTTATTtagtaacaaattaaaattttgaaaacttctttaaaagataaatagttTAAAACATCTTTCTAGAAATAGTTTAAACTTCTTTGAATAGATTCTCAAGTCTACTTTAGGCCTAAATGTGCTTTTGGTCCCtgtaaattaatgtttttttggttCCTGTAagttcatttttctaattttagtccttgttcgctcttttcaatttttgtttctgtAAGATATTGTGCTCATTTTTTGTTCCTACTGtaagatattttgttcatttttgaaaaacataaacttacaaggattaaaaatgagcaaaaaacttataggaaccaaaatttgaaaagcataaacttattataaggactaaaattagaaaaatgaacaCAATGACCAAATAtcaaaaaacacaaacttaaaAGGACCAAGAACATATTTAGGCCTCTACTTATTATATGAATTTTCCATaaggaacaaattttgagccaaaacaacaagcacacttccattctcgcttctttttatttttcctgtcaacttgtatgatttttcttattttttaattttatccaaatcacttggttctttttatataatttttgtctaGATGCcaagaaaattcagtaaaaagttTAGCTCAAAATTCACAGGGacaaattcccagtaatttttataagtctgtatgttcaagctgccagcaccagcgatttcagactttgaattttttaagcatGATATATTGATTTCCTTTGGTTTACTTTCAACTTTCCTATGTATGTTAAATTCACTAAGCCTATTTACGACAACTTTAGGAGTTCAACATTCACTTAGGAGAAAGTAAAGCTGAAAATTagtggaggtttaaggagcacctacttgaagctcttgtgctctgataccacttgttggaagcTTGCTtatgaagcttctatggaggctggatctttgagcttcaataaggtccttcaatggtgatttttagcCATGGAATTGCAGcgaaagataaaggagaagaggttagAGGAGACGTCATCCACTAGAGAATAAGTcatggaaggagaagcttcaccaccaagagagtggcttggataagaagcttaaagaggaagcttcaatggaggaagagaataccagagagagagggggagggggggggggggggcgagGTGTGGGAATTGAAGGAGATtagagagagaagttgaactttgaagtgtttcTCACAAgtttttcattcatcaaagttacgaCAAGTGTTACTTTGAAGATGTTATATAGGTTTTTTCAATGCCACCTGGTTAATAGGAACAAATAAAGattcaaaacaacaaagaaggttgacaaggaaaaaagaaaacaagatggaaattacaaaaacataGGAAGAGGATATGATGTAAGTTAACAAGATTCAATGATGGTGGGAATAGATGTGATTTGGGAACCTACCAGCCAAGGTGAGATTTTGTTTAGAATTTGTAAAACAGACAGTACAGAAGAAGGGCTTAGATTCCTCAACATTTTGAGGCCATGTAGGTTGTAAAACATATGTTCCCTTCACAATGCAAACATATCAGGATATACTCGTGAAGATGCTGATGAGTTCATTTTTTGTAGCTACAATGGACACAACTGGGTATCTTCCAAGGTAGAATGGTTTCATGAGTAAAAAACACTCCAAAGTGAATCTGAAGTTATTCCTTTCTTGAAAGCATCAATAAGTGACAGTTttttcaatcttgaaatcagattttaccttttattttaattttgtattttttaaacttttagatAACAAATAATTACGAAAACAATCTTAGTATTGTACACCAAaatatttaggaaaaaaatttatttattttaaaatgtaaattaattatttcagggtattaaagaaattttatacatttaattaaaataaaatctcaattttcTCTCCTCCATAATTCATGTATCCTATTTCTCTCTCCTTAGTGATCACATTCTCGGTTCCCGTATatcctttctctcttctctgtATCTCATCAGCTCACAGATTGATGCCGCACTGGGCATTGTGAGTCACAACGATGACTTTCAATGCGGTGTTGGACCGAAATTCAGAGTCTCTTTGGTGGAGCACGCTGTTGCAGCGTGAAAATTTGGTGAAGAGAGGATGGAGGGCATATCCAATGTGCAGTGGGAAaggatatgaaaaaaaaaaaaactaagagggGGTAGAAGTTTCTGACTGTTCAGAGTTGGAAACTGCACAAACTGAGCAATGCCGGTGTGACGAAAAATGGTTATGACCAGCGATTGTACCCGCTGGTTGCGGTGGTAAAACCTGTGGGTGAGAGTAGAGAGAGAGTGCAAGTAAAGCAGAGTAGAAAAATAGATAGATGAAAGAAGCAAGAATACTTATGGTGAGTGCAAAATTTTGCTGCTGAATTGCAAAGATAATCACGAACTGATGGTGGATGGAGCTTGAATAGTTTACTAGGTGAGGGAGACAAAGAAATTTGGAAATTTTGGATGAAACTTGAAGATGTGGTAACATACGAGAGAGAAAGATACCTTTGGCCTAATTATAGAGAAAGTGTGTGAAATGTATTTCCAAAAGAAAGGACAAAGGGTTGAGAATCTCTATCACATGCATGCTGATTTGTAATAGTGAGCCACAAATTCATtaacatgaattttaaatgtaacacagggaaaaaaaaactaagaaaatacTCTTTATAATCACATACCACATTTTAATTTAGACATATAAAATAGAGACATTATAGAAGAATGtaatttcaattcatttataaagtaacataatataatatataaaaagattactgcaaaactatatatataatcttcttttatatttttctggTCTCTTCCAACCTTGGATCTTAGGTCGTCACTCCTCTAAACTAGACCTTGGATTAAGAACATACAATTTAGTATTTTCCCTCTCAACTAAATTCTTTCTCGCATCCTACTCCAGTCTTTAGCAGTTCTGATTGCAGTAATGGGCAATTTTTCTTAAGATACTCAAAACCATCAGAATGCATCACGGCTGCAATAGAcataataatgaaagaaatgatatGAGAATCAACTATCAACTAACAAATAATGTAGACAccaaaatgatgaaaatatattACAAGCTAAGAAGTAATCGGCTATGAACTCAAATGTAGAGTTGGGTTTGAAAGTTAAGCATGGAAACTCACCATCAAAGTTTTCAGCAGAAACTTTTTGACAGATGGACTTCAAGTGGGTAGCACAATAACGATCAGCAAGAGCAAAAATATAGGCAACAGAATCTACAGATATTTCTTTACAAAGTATAGATTCACACATCAACATTAGTCTTGGCAAACCATACTTTTCTCCAGCAGCTAACAACTTTGCTATAAATGATTCAGACAACGAAGGAAAGAATGACGAATCCAACATAAAGAGCTCTTCATCTTCCAAAAGAGTGTCTCTATAAACAAAATGAAGTAAAGCCTGCTCAACATAGAACACGATTAAAATTAGATAGCCAACCAAACGATAGGCCAGATTTTAACTGAATTAAATAGCATATATCTTGTGTGGAACAAAAAACAGCTACAAAGGTATAGAGAAAAAGAGGAACTTTTAATTAATGTGACACCTTGAAAACCTTAGGTTCCATGTCAATAACAACTATCTCCTGATCATCCTTCTTCATCGcattaaaaaattgtgtttcAAACATGGTTGATCGAGCTGCCAAAACAAGCTTATGAGCATGAAACCTTTCTCCACCAACCGAGAAAGTAACATCAAATGATTCCTCATCCTCTAACAACATCCCAAAATGTTCACCAATATCAGATTCAGGAACCTGTATTGTGTTTAACTGAGAAGAATCTATGGACGACACTAAAACCGCAATAGTGCAATTTATCTTCAAGCAGTCATCCTTGAGAAAATTTGACGTCTCAAGGTGTCTCCGTTTGAAAAACCGCGTATAGCCCCTATTACAGAACAAGTGCATCATTGATCACTACGTAATGTACACCACAAAAAATGGATACAAGAGCTAATAAATCATGATGATATCCAAATCATATCACCAAAATCACAAGGTTCTCTAGTTcctttgaaaatttaatttttatgtcttATATTCTAATAAAAGAGCTATCTCTTTAACCCCTGACAATagtgaaaaaagattaaaagaaaaatcaataacACTTTGCTTTATTTTAAAGACTATATTGTTTACATAAATGTTGGACATACGAATATAATAAGTTTgtatagagactaaaactaaattttaaaatattaaaaaactaagatacatttcaatatttattttctaaaaataaaaataaagaaaacactAACACTAACCACATGCTGCCATGGTTTATGAGAGTGTAAGGCCCAATCGTGAGGGAGTGACTGAAGTGGCTATGAACCTTGTGCTCTCCTTTCTTGCATAGGTCGAGCAACGTGAGATCGAACAACGCACGAACGTTGGTGCTCTTGGAATGGAGTGCAACAAAGACAGAGACATAAGCGGCATTATCTTTGGGGTCCCTACCATCAGGGAAAAAGTATATGGCCCATTGGAACCCTCCCACTATGAAAGTCTCACTCACGATGTATTTCCCAATGCCCATTCCTTTCGTTAGTGAGTAACCCTTGATCACAAACTCGTGGAAACCACTCATTGTCTCTGTCACCGATTTTGAACTCGTTTGGGACCCTAGAACACTCCTACTCACCATTGCTGGGTTGCACATCGCACGCGAC encodes the following:
- the LOC114398349 gene encoding uncharacterized protein LOC114398349 — its product is MANGGFPFQMPMLTKNNYDNWSIKMKALLGAQDVWDIIENGFEEQDEASLSQGVKETLKESRKRDKKALFLIYQSVDEDTFEKISNATTAKEAWDKLQTCNKGVEQVKMIRLQTLRGDFERLFMEESESISDYFSRVLAVVNQLKRNGEDVDEVKVMEKILRTLNPSFDFIVTNIEENKDLKTMTIEQLMGSLQAYEEKKKRKIKQKEATEQLLQLNVKEANYANYKSQRGRGRGQDRGRG
- the LOC114398231 gene encoding BTB/POZ and MATH domain-containing protein 4-like, whose protein sequence is MSRAMCNPAMVSRSVLGSQTSSKSVTETMSGFHEFVIKGYSLTKGMGIGKYIVSETFIVGGFQWAIYFFPDGRDPKDNAAYVSVFVALHSKSTNVRALFDLTLLDLCKKGEHKVHSHFSHSLTIGPYTLINHGSMWGYTRFFKRRHLETSNFLKDDCLKINCTIAVLVSSIDSSQLNTIQVPESDIGEHFGMLLEDEESFDVTFSVGGERFHAHKLVLAARSTMFETQFFNAMKKDDQEIVVIDMEPKVFKALLHFVYRDTLLEDEELFMLDSSFFPSLSESFIAKLLAAGEKYGLPRLMLMCESILCKEISVDSVAYIFALADRYCATHLKSICQKVSAENFDAVMHSDGFEYLKKNCPLLQSELLKTGVGCEKEFS